The sequence AACGGCGTGGGATTTAACGTTGTCACCATATTGAACGGGTTGAGTTACTTGATCAGGAAAAACGCCTTTATTGATTTTTCCACACTGAGGGCAAAATTTGATCTCTGCTTTGTGTTCAGTCACTTCAATATGAATTGCCGGAATATCAAAAACTTGACGGTCTTCATAGTCTGTTACGAGAACATTATCAAGGGATGCCTGGCAGTGTGTACAGTTACAGGCTTTATGAACGACCGTATGCTCCGGATTCTCAACCTGTTTGAGGGTTTTACCCTTGTGGCCTTTTTGTCCACCGGATGGTCTGGCCCCTTCCTTTCGCAAACTCTTTGTACGTTTTTTTTTGGGGCCGTCACTGGATGGAGGCTTGCTGCTGTTTGAGCTGTTTTTCGCTATCTGTCCTTGCAATTTTTCAATCAGCCCTTGCTGTTTCTGCATAGACTCGGCGATAGTTTTAATATCAACAGATAAATTTTGGATCAACTGCACGACTGCACTTTCACCTTCACGGTAAATTTTTCTAATTTCTTGCTCTGATGGAATGTGCAGTTGCATGGTTATGGTGGTTTCTCCAAATTATTGTTATTCTATATTATCGGATAGATTTATGAAAAGCTATAATTAAAATGAATGCCTGAGTAGTTACACCCAATGTACATTTAAAATGCGTTGAAGAGCTATTTTTGACTTGGCGTATGTGTTTGTTTTTCTTCTATATGCGGAACATTTTCGACGCATTGCACTGTTGTTGGCTTCAACGTGATTGGCGTGTGTCTCATTGTCTAAAATGTTATTTGAAGTTTCAGGGTGAACAGGGCATGTTGTTTGGTATTTTGGTTTTTTCCGACCTTTTTTATGAGCCTGAGAACCTTTGTTTTTGACTCTGACAATGACGCCTTTTTTTAAAGTTTTTCGGGGTCGTCCAACGTTACCGGTTCTTAAAAGTTCATGACAAATTTCAAAGAGAATTTTACCATATCGGCGTTCACCATCTGTTACCAGGGTAAGGTCTTCAGTTTTTTCGATGAGCTTAGCCAGCCGTTCAATAGCAGTTTCAAAAAGCGCTTTGTCTTTTTTACCACAACTCATTTCCCAAATGAAGCGGCTGGCCCTATCCATGAGGACGATAGTCCATCCAGAAGATTCTACTGCGGGAGTATTTTGATTAACTTTTGTATAAAATTCATCGCCTTCAATAACTGACTGGATGAATGAGTGTGACATTGAATAGATAAGCAACGTATGCTTTAAGCCAGAAAATTTTTTTCCCAAGAAATGAGACTGTTTTTAGCGATGCCAAAAACCCTGCAAGTTGCATTGAGAGCCATTCCTTCAGTGCGAGCCTTTAATACTTTCCAGATAACACTGACAGGTGTTCTTATGCCTTCCAAGAAAGTATTTTTTGTTTCTGAAAATGACGATCCACAGGAAATGCAAAGACGCATTTGTCGATCTCCACCACAAAGTGTATTATAGCTATAGTCAAACCGGATATTTTCAGACGAGCAATCAGGGCATTTACATGCAAACAGGGTCATAATCTACTCCTTACCATATCAATTCAGAATGGCCGGAACCTACACTCTTTTTATGAGCTTGTAAAGCTATTTTGTTTAATACTTTCAAATGGATAGATTGCCTATTGAACTGAACCAGTGCCGTGGTTGTTTAGTTTTTTTGAAATTACGAGGCTTCAATGTCGACTAAAGATGAGCTAAAAATAATATTTTGCAGTTATGAAGACCTGATCGTTGTTTGTGTACTGCCCGAAATAGGAGTTTTGATCCCCCTCAAAAATGTTAAGACCCAAAGTAATATGTAAATTGGTTAGATAAGAATAAATAATTTGAGGGGATAAATAATAGGATGTATCACTTAAGATATAAGTTGACTGCACAGTGGCTTTAAGCCAGTCTGATATCATATTTTTGCTGATTTCCCCGATAATATAAAAATTATTTCTATCATAAAACAGGATATCTGATTGAAAATCATTAATATATTGGTGTGCAAACTGAAGATTTATATACCAGTCATTTGAACTGGTATAATCAGCACCAAGAATCCAGGAAAAAGTTGGTTTTACCGTCGAGGTAAAACTTTTTGTTACCAAACTCTGGTTTTCCTTCCAGGCAGCTTCGCCCCTGATTCCAACTTTTGAGACTACTGTCTCAAATTCGAAACCGATAATATGTGTTTTCAAATATTTGGCTATTATCGATTCATTAGTTAAAGAAAGGCTCTCCATATTGGATAAAAGTTGACCAACTCCAGGGCCATTCAAAGATAGATTTTTAACCGGAAACGATTCAATACAAGGAGAATCTTCGGTTGTATAATGATAAGTCAACCCTAAATCAATCTGATTAATTGACTTGCCTATTCTGAAAGCATATTCAAACTGATCACTGCCTTTTTCAGGCTCAATTTCCTGTACACCTATGGCTGAAAAGTAATCTTTCAACGGTTGTGACAGATTCGTGTCGTTAATATCATCTTTTAGGTGTGAGTAAAAGGCCCAGTCCGTACCAAAATATTTAAATTTATTGGGTTTGAAAAAAGGAATAAAAATGCTTTCAATAAAAAAATCTTTGTGCCGATAACCCACCTCAAGCATCCATATGGGGATTTTACGCTCTTCATAAGGGGGAATGATAAATTCCGTCAAATTTTCCGGATTTAAAGTATCCACGAAACTTATTTGATCCGCCTTCCCCCAGCGCTTTATCTGTTTTCCAACTGAAAAATAAAAATCATTTCCCATATATTTAAAATATGTTTCATGAAGGTCAATATCATGGCTGCTGGTTTCATTTTTACCGCCAAAAAAGAGAAAATCAGAAATACCTGAAAGAAAGAAAATATTTTTATACCCGGCTTCTATAATGCTCCGATTGTTTAAGCTGGTGTCATTTTCATTTTGTGCATCTTTTTTCGTGTCTTTAGACAACCTGGTTTGAATTGAACCGGAAAATAAAAAATTTTCTATTTTTTGTCCCGGCGGATCCATGTCATCAAAAATTGTCTCGTCAAAATTGGAATCCAGCACGGTTGAGATTGTATGGCCTTCAAGCCGAAAATTATCCACTTTATCTGGATTGAAATCGTTGGTTAAAAATGGCTTGACCGGTTTGGTTTGATGCATTTGATGGTCAGGATTAACAGCTTTTTGTAGTTTGATCGTCAATAAATGTTTGTTTTTTCTACTCAAAATCGCAGTCTCAACCGTGTTTTCCTTTCGTAGATCAAGCACCAAACGCGTTCGAGTGGCAGTATTCTGGGACAAACGGAAACCTTTTATCATATCGGAATCGATAATTTTTTGACAATGATTTTCAGGGAAATAAGAATCATCAATGGTACATACAATTCGTTTGGGATGTTCCAGGGCCATCACATGAAAATTGGGTTTTTTTGTTGTATAAATAGAAATGAGCTCCGCATTAGACATAGATTTGTGGGTTGCAGACAAGACAATATTTGAGGGCATTGAATAGGCTTGGCCAAAGAAGCAGAGAAGTTGAATATATAGCCCCCAAAGGATGTATTTTAGTGCCCGTTGATGATTGTTGTAAAACATATCAACCTTATTGAGTATTCATTAAAGCCGCGAAAGAATAACAAGAATTATGCCAAGATTGCTGGATCAGTAATTTTCGAGGGCTTTTTTTGACAACTGATTTTCAAGTATCGGTATATTATATTCAATCTTTTCAACTTTGATAAATGTTTGATGATTTCTCACCAAATCTTTCATAACAGCAATTTTTTCAGTCCAGATATCCTGTATTTTTTCTAACTTTATAACTTTGTAGGTTTTTATTTGTACCCCCTCCTGGTCGAAATACTCGACAAAGAGGGGGACAAATCCTTCTTTCGTAATAACAGACCGTATAAACGAATACTGAGATTTAATCCCGATTTTTGGCCGGGTTTCGAGAAGATAGCAGGGCATATTGTTGATTATTTTCTGGCCGACTAAATTATATTTGTAATTTTCAACAGGATGCCGTTCCATATCTTCATATGTGAAATCTGATTGCACAAAGCGGTGCTGTTTCTGGGATGAAACGATTCGTCTGGAACGTCCCAGAGCTGAAAGGAAAATAAACTGTTCTGTATTATATCCATCCGTCTCAATAGTTAAAAAACCAGTTCCCTCTATATCCTTCGGAGATACAAATCGAATCAACTGTTTCTCAAGGCCATTTTTCAGGATGCGGATATTAGTGAAGGTCCTACTCCGCTTGCTATTATTTTTGTCAACAAGAACCATTTGAACGGTTGAACGTGCTGAATGTCCACGGTCTCTGTCAAAGACCTGTTGTGCAACCCATTCAGCCGTCAATTGCTCACTGGCATCAGAGATTGCCCCTAAAGGTTGGGTTATTAGAAATAAGCACACGAAAAAGATCTGTAGAATCAAACCATTTCTTTTCATTTATAACTATTCCTTTTTTAATGTTTCAAAAGTCATATTTTTCCAATTGGCCTACCCCCTCCCCCCCGCAGGATCAAAGGTTTTCGGATAGAATCGAATTGTCACTTTAATTTATTTTTTCATGCCAGGGTGTTTTCATTTTTTGGGGGTTGATCATAACTTCGGCCACTCTGTACCAATCTTTTAATTGATTGTAACATAACGTTGGGATTAAAGATGGTTGAAGTGTCCTATACCTGGTTAGTTCATTGGTGGCCCATGTTTTGATCAAGCCGATTTTTTGATAAAAAAATCGGCTATTCGCACCTGTTTAAATTACAGTTTATGGATCTTGCCATAAGATGTCAATCTGAGATACTCAATGTTAGAGTTTTAATGACAAGAAACAATAAGGCCGGTTCAGGAAGAAAGTTGATGAACAATAAAAAATTAATCATCTATTTCAGTAATGACATCAAGCTCCCGGAATTTCTGAGCACGAAGAAGTAAATATCCCTGAACTAGTTGGTTTATCGGTTGAAGCCTTTGAATATTTAATGGAAGAGCATGGATTAACTCGAAAGGATCTTGCTGAAATCGGTAGCCGTGGTGTTTTGTCTGAAATATTTAAAGGAATCAGCCATTAAAAGGAACGCCGAAAGCAGAAAATATTGATATCTTAATCTCTATGATAAAGAATCTTTCCATATTCCAGAATATGGCTGCGCAAATCAGGGTTAGTCAGAGTTTCAAAATGAAGACAGTCAAAAAAATATGGAAACAGGGTTTCTTCTTCCAAATAGCTATGGATTTTAACTACAAGCTCAGACGTTACTTTTAACCCGCTGATCGCAAGATCGACATCCGATCCGGGTTTTTCGTTTCCCATGGCTCTGGAGCCAAACACGATAACTTTTTCAATCTCTGGATAGGCTGAAAAGATTTTTATGAGCTGGTTGATGGTCTTCTGGGGCAAATTAATCTTCTTGTCAGTCACCTTGTCCCTGCTCTCTGAACCACGTTACAAGCTCTTCGATTTGTGGCGCATATTCATATTTAATTAACCTATAGGCCTCGGATGCAATTTTTTCGTCATATGTGTGGGACAGCAGATTTATTTTCCCCAGCATATCCAGCCATATTTCTCCGGCTGAAATCAGTTGATACTGAAAGGCCTGCTTGATTACATCCCTTGGGAATTGGCTAACTACGCCTTGTGCTTCAAGATAATCCTTCATGGTTTTCCAGGAAAGCTCAAATGTGAATTCAAAGCTCTGGATGCTTCACTGTTGTTCAATATCACTCGGAGTTTTAATAGCCAAACCCCGCTGCAATTGTTCAAAGGCCTTGTTGAAATTTTGAAATCGCTGCCGCCATCGGATATCTTTTAAATTATTCATTTATTTCTTTTGATGCTTAATTTGATATTCCGGTGACATCAAACTGAATTCCATCCCCCGTTAAGATTATGCCGAATCGGTTCTTTATAAGCGCTCTACCGCTGTGAAAGTATTTTAAACCCCAAGTTTTTAAACTGAATTCACTAAATTGTTGCTAAATAAATTAAATGGGGATAACCTGCTATCAGGTCAAATAAATTTTCGAAATTCAAAAAATTATGATCAACCAGATTTTTTTTATGTAAAAGGTAAGCCCCCTGGCTTTTGTCATCCTTTATTGATTTCCTCCAGCAGGGTTCTGGCATGCTCTGCCCCTGGAAAATTATCCTTCAGTTCAAGGGCGTTGGCCAGCTCTTTGCCGGCAAGGGTTTTTTCGCCTTTGCCATAATAGGCCAGACCCAAGTGATATCTGACAACCGGGTTGTCCGGGATTTTTTCCAGGCAGTCCAGAAACTGGGCCACGGCATTTCCGTACAACCCTTTTTTATAGTATGCAAATCCCAAGGTATCCATTATGCTGGGATCTTCCGGATAAAGGGCTTTGGCTTTTCTGGCCAGGGTCAGGGCTTCATCCAATTTATCCGTCCGGGCGGCGAGATGGTAGGACAGGTTGTTGGCAGCAGCTGCATAATTGGGGTTTATATCAAGGGCTTTTCGGTAGTGGGTTTCTGCAGTATCAAAGTCTTTTTCCGCTTCATACAACACCGCCAGCAGCATATGAGGAGAGGCACTTTTTTCATTTTTGGAAATTATTGTTTTATATTGCTCCTTTGCAAGTTCAACATCTTTCCGAGCCAGATAGATTTTTGCCAGGTCACTATATGGCGCTAAATAATCCGGGGAAATATCAATCGCTTTTTTTAATTCGGATTCGGCATTTTCAATATTTTTTTCAGCCAGATATATTTTAGCTTTCATCGTATGAATAACCGCAAGAAGCTGATCATTGTCTTTAAACGTTTGCATCTGCTGGGTACAAAGATCATGTGCTTTTTCAAACGATTTTTGTGCCACCGCATTTCTGACTCTCAGATTAAAGACATCAAGCAGTTTGTTGTTCAGAGAATAGGCCTTTTCAAGCAACGGATCTGCTTGGTCAAATTGTCCCATGCCTGATTTGAGGTAAGCCAGGCGGTAATATCCGGTCGGGTTGTCCGGATTAAGTTTAATCATATATTTGTAATCATTTTCAGCATCCTTGAATTTTTTTAAGGCCATGTATGCATTTGCCCGGATCAGAACCGCCCGGTAAAGGTTTGGATTGAGCCTGAGAGCCCCTGTGGTTTGTTCCACGGTAAGTTCATAAGAATGTTGCCGGAAGTATATTTCCGACAGCAGCATTTTGGCTTTTATATAATCCGGCTTCAGTTCAACGGCTTTATATACAGATGCGGCTGCTTGATTTGAATCTCCTATACCTATGTAGCATAACCCTTTGAAATATTGGACTCTGTGGGAATTAGGCTCATCTTTCTCAAGCGCGGAAAGAAGTTGCAATGCAGGCTGATACTCTTTTTTGGAAATTAGAATTTCGCTTTTTAACATCCTGGCTGAAGCAAGCCCGGGGCGTTTATTCATGATCTCTTCAAGTTCTTTTTCTGCCTCATCTATCTTTTTATCCCTGTAAAGGAACCGGGCCAGAACCATGCGCGTATTCATATCGTCAGGATCAATGTCACAAGCGTTACGGTATAGTTCAAGGGCCTGTTCCTTTTTCCCGGTAAGGTTGTAGAATCCGGCAAGGATAACCAGGGGACGGCTTTTATCCGGCTGGATTTCAACCGCTTTTTTGTAAGCGGCTTCAGCTTTTTCCATGTTCCTTGTTTTTAAATAAAAATTGCCTAATAAAATCTGGTGGCCGGCATTTTCCGGATGTTCAGCAGCAGAAATATTAAGCTGCTCTTCTGCTTTGTCCAGCTGTTTTCGGGCAATATAAAACTGTGCAAGGACAATCCGGGGTTGGGTGGTATCCTCTGCAGAATCCACTGCTTTCTGCAGAAGGACTTCTGCTTCGTCAAACTTTTTTTCTTTTACTTTTATGCCTGCTATCGCATGAAGGCTGCCCACATGGTCATCTTTTAGTTCAAGAATTTTCTCAAAGATGGCCCGGGCCTCATCAATCTGGTTTTTTCGGGCCAACACCCTTCCTTTGAGAAACAATGCATCTATGTTTGAGGGATCTTTTTCCAGAATTTTATCAATACGCGTTTGGGTTTCTGTAAGATTTTTACCCAGGAAATAAAATTTGGCCAGATTTTCTAATGCTTCAATGTTGTCGGGCTCTTTCTTTTCCACTGCTGAAAAAACGGAAAACGCCTGTTTTACCTGACCGAGCTTCATAAATGTGTTGCCAAGCTTTATCTGGGTTGGTATGTCCGTACTGTCAATTTGAAGGGCATTTTTAAATTCTATTTCCGCCTTTTTATATTCCTCGGCTTCAAAATAGTCATTCCCTTTCTGGATATGGGCTGCTTTTTTGTCCTCTTTGCTTGAACAGCTGCAAAGTGAAATCAACACAATGAACAATACCAAGATAATTCTGGAACAGGGTTTCATGAAACAGCCTCCGGCATTATTGAAAAAAAGTGAGTATGGCTTTTTAAATTATAGTGTGATACCGCTTGAACTTAACCACATTAAATATTATGGGATACGGATGATTGTCAATTAAAATTTTTTTTATAAAACTAAGACGGTTCTGTGTTTTTCCGCTTTTTGTATCTGTTTTGGTATTGTGTCTGATACCTGCCGAAGGATATGGGTGGTTTCACCGTCCTGCGGTTTTGGATTTAAAGGAAAACAGAGATGAATTACCGGTATTTAAGGACAAGCAGGCCATACCCAATATAACTAAAACCTATAGTCTTTTGCAGAACCGGACGAAAGAAGAAAAAACGCCCATACTTTATCCCGGCCCTACGGGAACAGGGGTTACAGCCGGGACAGTCAACATTGACATTCCTTTTGATCTGTTGTCAACAACCGCCATTTCTCCTGAAATCTCCCTTGACCGGCAAATAGCTGCCAATTTAAGGCTTAAAAATATTATGGATGAATACCTATCTTTGAAAAAAAGAAACGCGCAAGTGCTCAGCGGCTTGGGTATTCCTTATCTTGAAAAAACCGATGCCCCTAAAAAAGACAGGCCGGACCCTGTGCCTGAAAAAATCAAGGCTGAAAGGGAGGCCAGGAAAACCATGGAAAACGCGATTGCTTTTTCAGGGGGAGGGCGGGCCGTTCCGGTAAATCGGCAGGAGGTTGTAAACCAGGGAACCGGAGCCACAAAAAAAAATCAACAAAAAATAACACCTGCAGAGAATAATTCCGGGTCCCGGCCAAGCCCCGGATATCCAGAAAAAAGTTCTTATCAAACAGCTTATGGCAGCGACACTGAACTTCCCTGGTTTTTTTCTTGTGCGCTGAAACTGATCAGGTATGCTGTGCATAATAAACTTGAAATCCTTTCATTGTTCGCTGTTCTAATAATGTTCGGGCTCATTGGTATCGTGGTGGTAAAACGATGAAGAAAAAGAAAGCAATGCGCCTTGGCGGTGTGCTTCTCATTTCGGTTATTATTTCCGGAATGGTCCTGGCAGGCATTATTTTTTACCAGTATTCAGACCAGTTTGGCGGAAAGGCAAGTTCTTTTGAACAGGCGGGGGATGATGCATATATGAACAAAGCTTATGCCAACGCCCTGCAACACTGGTTAAATATTTCCGAAAAAGATAGGAGCGCGGCTCTTTGCGGTAAAATCGGCGATGCTTATCTAAAACTTTCCGACTTTGATCAGGCAACTTTGTTTTTTGAAATGGCTTTGAAGAAAAATCCTCTGGACATGGCGGTCCAAAAACAGGTCGTACGGATTTCATTGCTTACAGGGAATATGGTCAAGGCGGAAAAAATACTGTCCAAACTTAAAGACCGTGCGGCAAGTGATCCTGAAATACTGGTGCTTTCAGGGGATCTGTTCTTACTTAAAGGAGACCTTGAAAGGGCGAAAATGGATTATACCTTGGCCATGGATTTTTCGCCTGGAAAGATTCGTCCCAAAATAAAGCTGGCCATTTGCCTTGTACAACAGCAAAAGAAGATTCAAGCAGAAAAAATAATGGCAGATGTACTGCTTCTTCCGTTGAAAAAAACCTCTGACTTTATGCTTGCTGCTGATTATTATCTTCTTGCAGATGATACATCAAAGGCTGAAGAATTTATTCAAAAAGCCGTTCAAACCGATCCCGATAATCTGGATATCAAAATCCGGCTCTGCCGGTTTTACAGGTCGACCGGAATGCCGGCCAAGGCTGAGCAGTATTTAGAGACACTGGCCGCCCAATACCCGAACAATGCAGGCTTCAAACTGATGTCTGCCGACATCTGCCTGTCCCGTTTGGACGTGGACGGGGCTCAAAAATGGCTGGACAAGGTAAATGAACTGAAAGGAGACGATACTGGATATCATCTGCTCATGGCAAAATTCTGGATGGTCCAGGGACGATTTTCCCACGCGGTCTCCTACCTTAAAACTGCTCTGGAAAGAAATTACGGACTTGTGTCAGCCCATTATCTGTTGGGGATTACATATCTTGCAGGCGGCCAGGGTAAACTTGCCGAAACCTCTTTGACCCGGGCATTGATGATGGAACCGGATAATGTGGATGCGCTTTTGGCCATGGCTGGACTCCATTACAAAAATAAAGACTATGCCCTGGCACTTCAATATATTGATCGGGTATTATCCCTGGATTCTTCTGAATCGACCGCATGGCAGGTAAAAGGGCTTTGCCTGATGGAAAAAGGTATTTATAAAACGGCTTCCCAGGCTTTTTCTAGAGCCTGGCACCTGGACGGCAGTGCATCCGCCCTGTTTTTTTCTGGCTTGCAGTTTTGAAGGGCAAAAATTTTACCGGGCAGCCTTGGATACCTATAAATCTGTTCTTGAAAAGAAACCGGATATGGTTGAAGCGTTGTACCATTATGCATGCCTTCTGGCAGATACGGGAAAGGGCGGGCAGGCTCTTGAAATAATAGATCTTTGGATAGAGAAAGGACAAAATTTTCCAGGCGTGTATTATGTCGGGGCAAAAATCAGTCTGGCACTTAAAAGCTATTCAAAATGCAAAGAATACATAAACATGGCTATGGCGGATAAGGCGGTTTCAGGGGAATTTTATCTTCTGTTGGCAGAACTACTCCGGGCAGAAAAAGAATATACCGCTATGGAAGACACGCTTTTGGCATGTACACGAGAGCACCCCTTGTTTTTGGAAGGATGGCGGTTCCTGGCAGCATATTATATGGAAAAACACGAAATCGGACCAGCAAAGGATGTGCTTGAAAACACTCTTGAACATTTCCCGGACGAGCCGGAAATCATGGGTAACCTGGCATGGATTCTCCTTGAAGAAGGGAGTAATCCGGACAGGGCACTGGAACTTGCCAGGATCGCTTATGACCAAATGCCGCACCAAGCCTGGCTCATGGATACCTTAGGGTGGGCCTATTACCATAAAAACGCCTTTGGCCAGGCTGGGTGGATGCTGTCACAGGCTGAAGAAAAAGACCCGGACAACGCGACTATTCAATATCACCTGGGCATGACTTTATATAAACAGGGAAAACTTTTAAAAGCAAAAGAAAAACTTGAATCCTTCCTGGTCAGTAACGATATAAAAGAATCCGAAAAAGAAAAAATAAAAGCCAGCCTTTCAGGATTAAACAGTCATAAAAAAGAAAAAGAGAATTCTGATATCATCATTTTTGATCCTGCTGAACAACCCACATTGGAATTCCCTGAAAACATAGATCAAGAAGAAGATATCCTGAAACCCGACTGGAGTAATATGGAGCGGTTTTAGTTTATATCCGGATACCATATTTTTACTTCGTTTTCAGGAATGATTTTAAGTAGTATCTGCTGATTTTCTATTTTGTCGGCTTTAAAGCACCCATTGAATGCTATCCTATTCTGTTGTACAAAAACTTGAATAGAATGCTCTTATGCTCATAAACCGTAAATAGAGGATTGAAAATGATCGAAAAAAAAACACTGAAGCTTTTAGTGAAGAATGGATAAAAAACAACATTAATGACCCAACCAATGAATTCGTTATTCTACGCCAAATTATCCCTTGGCAAAGAATCACCGACAAACTGGCTTATTATTATAATGACAGCAAGGGGCGTATGGGCACCCCCATCCGGACGATCGTAGGGATTTTCATTGTTTTAAAATTCCGGTTACTCAGTGATCGGACGGTCGTTAATCAGGTCAAGGAAAACCGGTATATTCAATACTTTTGCAATGTCTCAGATGAAGATTTGTTTACTTTCATGCATCACAGCAACCTGAGCAAATTGCGAAAACGCTTTGGTATAAAGGGGATTGAAGCCATAGATGCTGTCATTTTCAATCTGTTGAGGATTACAAAAGTAATTGATAACGACAGTATGCTGATTGATTCCACTGTACTGCTCAACAATATTGTTTATCCAACAGATATCGGATTGATTTTCAAGGCGTTTAAAAAAATGGAGCAGGTTGCCAAACATTATCATATTCCCTTCTGGTGGGATGACCGGGAACTCAAACAACTATGGCGAGAATACAATTTAAATCGGAAAAAGAGTGAAATTATACCTCTATTTTTTGAAACGCTCTTGATATTTTCCAGTGGCTTGCGGACATTTGAAAAAATCGTTCAAACCCTTGAAGGTTCTGAAAAGGACAAAGAAAAAGCTCTGCAACTTTTGGAACTCCTGATATTGTTTCAGCGCCAGAATGAACAGAAACTTGCAGGAGAAAGGCATATTCCAAACCGGATTGTATCCTTTGATGAACCGGATGCACGACCGATCAAAAAAGGCAAAAAGCATCCAGACTGTGAATTTGGAAGTACGCTTCAGCTTTCATTCAACCGCCAAGGCTTTATGGTTACAACGGAAAATTTTATTGGCAAACCCAATGATAAAACCCTGTGGCCGGAGACAGCCCGATTGTTTGAACAAAAAATGAAAGGTGCTCCTGAATATGCCATCGGTGATCAAGGCTACCGCAGCCGGGTAAATCAAAAAATCCCCCAAGGCACCCCAAATATCTTCCTCGGCAAAAGTTCGGACGTTAACGAAGAAGAACAGGGTTATTGCCGAAAAGCCCGGTCTGCAACAGAAGGCTTTATCTCAGTTGCAAAGAACCTTCGCGGTTTTGGTCTCAGTCTCTATCGGGGAATTGACGGGGACCGCATC comes from uncultured Desulfobacter sp. and encodes:
- a CDS encoding transposase, whose protein sequence is MGTPIRTIVGIFIVLKFRLLSDRTVVNQVKENRYIQYFCNVSDEDLFTFMHHSNLSKLRKRFGIKGIEAIDAVIFNLLRITKVIDNDSMLIDSTVLLNNIVYPTDIGLIFKAFKKMEQVAKHYHIPFWWDDRELKQLWREYNLNRKKSEIIPLFFETLLIFSSGLRTFEKIVQTLEGSEKDKEKALQLLELLILFQRQNEQKLAGERHIPNRIVSFDEPDARPIKKGKKHPDCEFGSTLQLSFNRQGFMVTTENFIGKPNDKTLWPETARLFEQKMKGAPEYAIGDQGYRSRVNQKIPQGTPNIFLGKSSDVNEEEQGYCRKARSATEGFISVAKNLRGFGLSLYRGIDGDRIWSLLCQIAYNLKKFLQLYNDEKISEESLMKIGLLG